A part of Thermocrinis albus DSM 14484 genomic DNA contains:
- a CDS encoding MBL fold metallo-hydrolase encodes MVAKVIYNTPDHKIAFFEELTPASAVQANQLLIVHKGEGMLLDPGGHKVFSKLLSDISLLIPPNQIKYIFLSHQDPDIVASINGWLMTTKAVAYISKLWMRFLPHFGLDSQLEDRVIPIEDSGTTLTLGGDCQLLVLPAHFLHSPGNFHVYDPCAKMLFSGDLGASLGQDYYVVENFEEHVKYMEPFHKRYMASNKVLRFWVNMVRQLDIEMIVPQHGAIFKGKQMVEKFLNWLENLQVGVDLMTQDHYRLP; translated from the coding sequence ATGGTAGCTAAGGTCATCTACAACACTCCAGATCATAAGATAGCCTTCTTTGAGGAACTTACACCTGCCTCCGCAGTACAGGCAAATCAACTGCTCATTGTTCACAAAGGGGAAGGCATGCTCCTGGATCCAGGAGGTCACAAAGTTTTTTCCAAGCTTCTCTCCGATATCTCCCTACTCATACCCCCCAACCAGATAAAGTACATCTTTCTCTCCCATCAGGACCCGGACATAGTGGCCAGCATAAACGGGTGGCTCATGACCACAAAAGCCGTCGCCTACATCTCAAAGCTCTGGATGAGGTTCCTCCCCCACTTCGGACTGGACTCCCAGCTGGAGGATAGGGTTATACCCATAGAAGACAGTGGAACCACCTTGACCCTCGGAGGTGACTGTCAGCTGTTGGTTCTGCCTGCTCACTTTCTCCACTCTCCCGGTAACTTTCACGTCTACGATCCTTGCGCCAAGATGCTCTTTTCCGGTGATCTGGGTGCATCTCTGGGGCAGGACTACTATGTGGTGGAGAACTTTGAGGAACACGTAAAGTACATGGAGCCCTTCCACAAAAGGTACATGGCCTCCAACAAGGTGCTCCGTTTCTGGGTCAACATGGTCCGTCAGTTGGACATAGAGATGATAGTTCCTCAGCACGGTGCCATCTTTAAAGGCAAACAGATGGTGGAGAAGTTCCTAAATTGGTTGGAAAACTTACAGGTGGGTGTTGATCTTATGACGCAGGACCATTACCGACTACCTTAA
- the sfsA gene encoding DNA/RNA nuclease SfsA, translating into MLLGTLREAIFLERINRFICRVLYRDGQHTAYLRNTGRLRELLKEGTKVYVREKEGGKHPLELLLVDAGSSLVCVDSTIPPFLYEEYTGVKGKREPRFGNVRFDLLVDKKIIETKSVNLVRDKVALFPDAPTLRGRKHVEELIKLGEEGYEPLIVFVVQREDALYFSPNWDTDPDFCRALVRYREKGFQLQAYACKVSMKEIMIEKPLDIIF; encoded by the coding sequence ATGCTCCTTGGAACTCTTAGAGAGGCCATCTTCCTGGAACGTATCAACAGGTTTATATGCAGAGTACTTTACCGAGATGGGCAGCATACCGCTTACCTTCGCAACACAGGAAGACTGAGAGAACTTCTAAAAGAAGGCACAAAGGTGTACGTGCGGGAGAAGGAGGGAGGAAAACATCCCTTAGAACTCCTTTTGGTAGACGCAGGTTCATCTTTGGTGTGTGTAGACTCCACCATCCCACCTTTTCTCTACGAGGAGTACACAGGAGTTAAAGGAAAGAGAGAGCCACGCTTTGGCAACGTAAGGTTTGATCTCTTGGTGGACAAAAAGATAATAGAAACCAAATCTGTCAATCTGGTGAGAGATAAAGTGGCCCTTTTCCCCGATGCTCCCACCTTGAGGGGAAGAAAACACGTGGAGGAACTCATAAAACTGGGTGAAGAAGGTTATGAACCCCTTATAGTCTTTGTGGTTCAAAGAGAGGACGCTCTGTACTTCTCCCCTAACTGGGATACGGACCCGGACTTCTGCCGTGCACTTGTGCGGTACAGAGAAAAGGGTTTTCAGCTGCAGGCTTACGCCTGCAAGGTTAGTATGAAGGAGATCATGATAGAAAAGCCGTTGGACATTATATTTTAA
- the dnaE gene encoding DNA polymerase III subunit alpha, protein MRDFVHLHLHTQYSLLDGAIKIKDLAERAQAYGYRAVAITDHGNLFGLLEFYKTLKEKGIKPLLGMEAYFTTGSRFDRKGKGSDDNLTDRINHHIILIAKDQEGLKNLFRLSSLSYREGFYYKPRIDYELLQKYHRGLIAVTACLKGVPTYYASMGEERKAEEWVKKLKDLFGDDLYLELQANGLPEQETANRVLINIAKRFGVKLVATADAHYLDPEDKTAHSVLMALQMKKTLQDIQKEGLKYSVCDLHFAPPQEMWERFRGKFDGWEDALKNTLEVAEKCADSFPQLENKDYLLPKAYEGVEEGQLLEDLAREGLRRRQALGHCPDSKEYWDRLEYEIEQVRRMGFAGYFLIVQDFINWAKNQGVPVGPGRGSAAGSLLAYALGITDVDPVKHGLLFERFLNPERISMPDVDVDFCMEGREKVIQYVREKYGEDKVAQIITYNVMKAKQALRDAARALGLPYSVGDRLAKLVPPGDVQGSWLSLEEMVHTPLEELLEKYGHHRTDIEENVKTFRQLMETDAEIRRVVEIALKLEGLVRHTSLHAAGIVISPLPLEEVVPTYYDDGQVATQLDMGQLEKLGLVKMDFLGLKTLTELNAMRNLIRERHKADVDFLKIPLDDERTFELLRKGNTSGVFQLESKGMQRLLSKLSPDRFEDLVAAIALYRPGPLKSGLVDSYVKRKHGKEEVEYPFPELEPVLKETYGVWVYQEQIMKASQILAGFTPGEADTLRKAIGKKDKELMASLREKFIRGAVERGYKEEKITKLWEDFEKFASYSFNKSHSVAYGYLSYWTAYLKAHYTEEFFAVKLSYEKNDAKFLALVNDAKKHRITILPPDINKSHVHFVIEGDRTLRFGLARIKGIGEDTAYQIVKARKTTWTQPSQVARAAGLNKKALEALIKAGAFDFTGKSRTALLKALESKNALLGGVSLFEKNSQSTEDRQEDIFHYEKEVLGFYLTRHPIDVWEGFLEDTCKKLEEVEELEGGPYLFAGSLTDIKVKKTTKNTLMATAHLTDRTGMVPLIIPPSVYEEEKDKLKEDSVVVIEGLVERDEETEEVSIIARAVHGVEEFLKRKGHYITLIFTCELEEDKLLQVHRTLTAYTGPDGLPITIEIITPRYRTLLEVDPRIRVVPTPELREALRSLGVEIRV, encoded by the coding sequence ATGAGGGACTTTGTCCACCTTCATCTTCACACTCAGTACTCCCTCCTGGACGGTGCTATAAAGATAAAGGATCTTGCTGAAAGAGCACAGGCTTATGGATACAGAGCGGTAGCCATAACAGATCACGGTAACCTCTTTGGACTTTTGGAGTTCTACAAGACCCTTAAGGAAAAGGGTATAAAACCCCTTCTGGGAATGGAAGCCTACTTCACCACAGGTTCCCGTTTTGACAGGAAAGGTAAGGGAAGCGATGACAACCTCACCGACAGGATAAACCATCACATAATCCTCATAGCAAAGGACCAGGAGGGACTTAAAAACCTCTTCAGACTCTCCTCCCTTTCCTACAGGGAAGGTTTCTACTACAAGCCCCGTATAGATTATGAGCTCCTTCAGAAGTATCATAGGGGACTGATAGCGGTGACGGCTTGTCTGAAAGGTGTGCCCACTTATTACGCCAGCATGGGAGAGGAAAGAAAAGCGGAGGAGTGGGTAAAGAAGCTGAAGGACCTTTTTGGAGATGATCTGTATTTGGAACTTCAGGCTAACGGTCTGCCGGAGCAGGAAACTGCCAACAGAGTTCTCATAAACATCGCCAAGAGGTTTGGGGTCAAGTTGGTGGCCACCGCCGACGCTCATTATCTGGACCCGGAGGACAAAACCGCCCACTCTGTTCTCATGGCCCTTCAGATGAAAAAAACACTACAGGACATACAGAAGGAAGGACTTAAGTACTCGGTCTGCGATCTTCATTTTGCCCCTCCCCAAGAGATGTGGGAACGGTTCAGAGGAAAGTTTGATGGATGGGAAGACGCTCTGAAGAACACTTTGGAGGTGGCCGAAAAGTGTGCCGACAGTTTTCCTCAGCTGGAAAACAAAGACTATCTCTTACCTAAAGCCTACGAAGGTGTGGAGGAGGGTCAGCTTCTGGAGGATCTGGCAAGGGAGGGACTCAGAAGAAGGCAGGCTCTTGGACACTGTCCCGACAGTAAGGAGTACTGGGACAGACTGGAGTACGAAATAGAACAAGTACGCAGGATGGGGTTTGCAGGGTACTTCCTCATAGTGCAGGATTTTATAAACTGGGCTAAGAACCAGGGTGTACCTGTAGGACCCGGAAGAGGTTCCGCAGCGGGATCTTTGTTGGCCTACGCTCTTGGTATAACGGACGTGGATCCGGTAAAACACGGCCTTCTCTTTGAGAGATTCCTTAATCCGGAACGCATCTCCATGCCGGACGTGGATGTGGACTTCTGTATGGAGGGAAGGGAGAAGGTGATTCAGTACGTGAGAGAAAAGTACGGAGAGGACAAGGTGGCTCAGATCATCACCTACAACGTGATGAAGGCCAAACAGGCACTGCGCGATGCGGCAAGGGCTCTCGGGCTTCCCTATTCGGTGGGTGATAGGCTGGCCAAGTTGGTACCTCCCGGCGACGTACAGGGCTCGTGGCTTAGCCTGGAGGAGATGGTACACACCCCTCTAGAAGAACTTCTGGAGAAGTACGGCCATCACAGAACCGATATAGAGGAGAACGTAAAGACCTTCAGACAGCTTATGGAGACGGACGCGGAGATAAGAAGGGTGGTAGAGATAGCTCTTAAGCTGGAGGGGCTCGTCAGACATACCTCACTGCACGCGGCAGGTATAGTGATATCTCCTTTACCTTTGGAGGAGGTAGTACCTACTTACTACGACGACGGTCAGGTGGCCACACAGCTGGACATGGGCCAGCTGGAAAAACTGGGTCTCGTAAAGATGGACTTTCTGGGTTTGAAGACTCTTACGGAACTTAACGCCATGAGGAACCTGATAAGGGAGAGGCACAAGGCGGACGTAGACTTTCTGAAGATACCTTTGGACGACGAGAGAACCTTTGAGCTCCTGAGGAAGGGTAACACCTCCGGCGTGTTCCAGTTGGAAAGTAAGGGAATGCAGAGACTCCTCAGTAAGCTGTCTCCCGATAGGTTTGAAGACCTTGTGGCTGCCATAGCCCTTTACAGACCAGGACCTCTCAAATCGGGTCTTGTGGACTCTTACGTGAAGAGAAAGCACGGTAAGGAGGAAGTGGAGTATCCTTTCCCTGAACTGGAGCCCGTTTTGAAGGAAACTTACGGTGTATGGGTGTATCAGGAGCAGATAATGAAGGCCAGTCAGATACTGGCAGGCTTTACTCCCGGTGAGGCGGACACCCTCAGAAAGGCCATAGGTAAGAAGGATAAAGAACTTATGGCCTCTCTGAGGGAAAAGTTTATAAGAGGAGCGGTAGAGAGGGGCTACAAGGAGGAGAAGATTACCAAACTGTGGGAGGACTTTGAGAAGTTTGCCAGTTACTCCTTCAACAAGTCTCACTCGGTGGCTTACGGTTATCTCTCTTACTGGACCGCTTACCTCAAAGCCCACTACACAGAAGAGTTCTTTGCGGTGAAACTCTCTTACGAAAAGAACGACGCCAAGTTTTTGGCACTGGTTAACGATGCCAAGAAGCATCGCATCACTATACTACCACCTGATATCAACAAAAGCCACGTCCACTTTGTTATAGAAGGTGATAGAACACTAAGATTTGGTTTAGCACGTATAAAGGGTATAGGAGAAGACACAGCCTATCAGATAGTGAAAGCTCGTAAAACCACCTGGACTCAGCCTTCTCAGGTGGCCAGAGCGGCGGGTCTCAACAAGAAAGCTTTGGAAGCCCTCATAAAGGCAGGAGCCTTTGATTTTACCGGAAAGAGTAGAACCGCATTACTGAAAGCGTTGGAAAGTAAAAACGCTCTTTTGGGTGGTGTCAGTCTCTTTGAGAAAAACTCCCAAAGCACCGAAGACCGTCAAGAAGACATATTCCATTACGAGAAGGAAGTTTTGGGATTTTACCTCACCAGACACCCCATAGACGTGTGGGAAGGTTTTCTAGAAGACACCTGCAAGAAACTGGAAGAAGTGGAAGAACTGGAGGGGGGTCCGTATCTGTTTGCAGGATCTCTTACTGACATAAAGGTGAAGAAGACTACAAAGAACACCCTTATGGCCACAGCTCACCTCACCGACAGAACAGGTATGGTACCCCTGATAATCCCACCTTCTGTGTACGAAGAGGAGAAGGACAAACTGAAAGAAGACAGCGTGGTGGTGATAGAGGGCTTAGTGGAGAGGGACGAGGAGACGGAAGAAGTCAGTATAATAGCACGTGCTGTACACGGTGTGGAGGAGTTTCTCAAAAGAAAGGGTCATTACATCACTCTAATCTTCACCTGTGAGCTGGAGGAGGACAAACTCCTGCAAGTT
- a CDS encoding CPBP family intramembrane glutamic endopeptidase yields the protein MSKSLTYLLIVLLFLSLFVSLPVYPSLLLPLIFLPPSRFGLMSLWSYVAYAGIFFLPFLGGVSSLSYLFGAFAEEVFFRAYLTPQLGNIRASFIFALAHLSVRFNLFSALTFFPSLFLGWVYMRTRSLPLSVLLHTLFNLLWFNYIAPLFSPQHPV from the coding sequence ATGAGTAAAAGTTTAACATACCTTTTGATAGTTCTACTTTTTCTAAGTCTTTTTGTCTCGCTCCCGGTCTATCCTTCTCTTCTGTTACCTCTGATCTTTCTTCCCCCCTCCCGTTTCGGACTGATGAGCCTCTGGAGCTATGTAGCCTATGCAGGTATCTTCTTCCTCCCTTTCCTCGGTGGAGTTTCCTCCCTCAGTTACCTCTTTGGTGCCTTTGCTGAAGAGGTGTTTTTCAGAGCTTACCTTACACCCCAACTGGGTAACATACGTGCATCTTTCATCTTTGCCTTGGCCCATCTCAGTGTGAGGTTTAACCTTTTTTCCGCTCTCACCTTCTTTCCATCCTTGTTCTTGGGTTGGGTGTACATGAGGACAAGATCCTTACCTCTCAGCGTGTTACTTCATACCCTCTTCAACCTTCTCTGGTTTAACTACATAGCTCCCTTATTTTCTCCACAACACCCTGTATGA
- the ispH gene encoding 4-hydroxy-3-methylbut-2-enyl diphosphate reductase: MVEILIAPHAGFCFGVRRAINIAEKASLLTQEGRRVFTMGPLIHNPQEVDRLRGKGVEVLSSADGLREGDVVIVRSHGIPPKRERELRRKGLTIMDATCPYVKAVHEAVTQLAKEGYFVVIVGEKDHPEVVGTLGYLEEAGGEGAVVERKEDLREVLGKERVGVVAQTTQNEAFFKEVVGELCLWVKELKVINTICNATSERQEDVYQLAPEVDVMIVVGGRNSGNTRRLYQISLSLNPRTYHVELPDELQPDWFKGVKRVGVTAGASTPDWIIQGVVEKIRELCS; the protein is encoded by the coding sequence ATGGTGGAAATACTTATAGCACCACATGCGGGTTTCTGTTTCGGTGTGAGAAGAGCTATAAACATAGCGGAAAAAGCCTCCTTGTTGACGCAAGAGGGCAGAAGGGTCTTCACCATGGGACCTCTTATCCACAATCCTCAGGAGGTGGACAGGTTAAGGGGGAAGGGTGTAGAGGTTCTGTCCTCGGCAGATGGTTTGAGGGAAGGAGATGTGGTTATAGTAAGATCTCACGGCATTCCTCCAAAAAGGGAAAGGGAGCTTCGAAGAAAAGGTTTAACTATTATGGACGCCACGTGCCCTTACGTGAAGGCGGTTCACGAAGCTGTCACCCAGCTGGCAAAGGAGGGTTACTTTGTGGTCATAGTGGGGGAAAAAGATCATCCCGAGGTGGTAGGTACCCTCGGTTATCTGGAGGAAGCAGGAGGAGAGGGTGCAGTGGTGGAAAGAAAGGAGGACCTTAGGGAGGTACTGGGTAAAGAGAGGGTAGGTGTTGTAGCACAGACCACACAGAACGAGGCCTTTTTTAAAGAGGTGGTTGGGGAGCTCTGTTTGTGGGTAAAAGAACTGAAAGTGATAAACACCATATGCAACGCCACCTCTGAAAGACAGGAGGACGTCTATCAGCTGGCACCAGAAGTGGATGTTATGATAGTGGTGGGTGGTAGAAACAGTGGAAACACACGCCGACTTTACCAAATATCCCTCTCTTTAAATCCCCGCACTTACCATGTGGAGCTTCCTGATGAACTACAACCAGACTGGTTTAAAGGTGTGAAACGTGTGGGAGTAACTGCGGGAGCATCTACACCCGACTGGATCATACAGGGTGTTGTGGAGAAAATAAGGGAGCTATGTAGTTAA
- a CDS encoding SDR family NAD(P)-dependent oxidoreductase has product MRAVVTGGSRGIGRAIVEAFLKENYRVCTCARHQEGLLVLKRELGDPINLFAMPCDVKDRDSVKSFVNHCVSFLGKVDVLVNNAGVLGVREKIEGYPEDVWEEVLRVNLNGMFFVTKYFIPYMERGGFIINMSSGVGKRPAPTWGAYAVSKFGTEGFSLLLAEELRERDIRVYAFNPGATRTTMRAQAYPQEDPTRLKSPEEVARAVLRLIKLRPSSVSLDYEDIL; this is encoded by the coding sequence GTGCGTGCTGTAGTGACAGGGGGAAGTAGAGGGATAGGTAGAGCCATAGTGGAGGCCTTTCTGAAAGAGAACTACAGGGTGTGTACCTGCGCGCGCCACCAAGAGGGTCTTCTCGTACTAAAAAGAGAGCTGGGAGATCCGATAAATCTTTTTGCTATGCCCTGTGATGTGAAGGATAGGGACTCGGTGAAGAGTTTTGTAAACCACTGTGTCTCTTTTCTCGGAAAAGTGGATGTTTTGGTAAACAACGCAGGAGTGTTGGGTGTGAGGGAGAAGATAGAGGGTTATCCGGAAGATGTGTGGGAGGAGGTTCTACGAGTTAACCTTAACGGTATGTTTTTTGTAACCAAGTACTTCATACCCTATATGGAGAGAGGTGGTTTCATCATAAACATGTCCTCGGGAGTGGGGAAGCGCCCTGCACCAACGTGGGGTGCTTACGCTGTTTCCAAGTTCGGTACAGAAGGTTTCTCCCTCTTACTGGCAGAGGAGCTGAGAGAAAGAGACATAAGGGTATACGCCTTCAATCCAGGTGCCACCCGCACCACTATGAGAGCACAGGCTTACCCTCAGGAGGATCCCACGAGGCTAAAGTCTCCCGAGGAGGTGGCGCGAGCCGTGCTCCGTCTTATAAAGCTAAGACCTTCTTCAGTTTCCTTGGACTATGAGGACATACTCTGA